A stretch of DNA from Lycium ferocissimum isolate CSIRO_LF1 chromosome 4, AGI_CSIRO_Lferr_CH_V1, whole genome shotgun sequence:
TCGAACCACTTTTTCCATTAGAGTAAAAGCTTTCTTATGCCATTTTTGAACCAAATCCACCGGGGCAAATTTAAAAGATTTCACATCTACCATTTTCGAACCACTTTTTCCATTAGAGTAAAAGCTTTCTTATACATGGTTCCGTCACTGCTATACacttacacaaattatatgagatatttttttacattatcaCGTAGCTTGAATGATAATTACAGTAACAACTCACACTAAATAAAATcgataacttaaaaaaaaataagacatgCAACCTGCTATAATTACTGGTTAAATAATGCTGACAATGTAATAAATATTACAACCTTAGTATATAAATTGAAAAGGAGAGtagatattattattacttgAATATGATTTAATAGCAATTTAAACAGCCGGAAATAGTCGGCTGGTTATACTACATAAACAAAGCAATGGCTATGACCATAACAAAGATATTTAGCCATATGCTTTACACAATGTCAATGCATGCTGCCAATTATAACTCCATGCAGCACCATATATAATAGACCTATAGCTTCATCACTATGATCAGTTAATCATCATCTTAAGTTAATACAATTAGAAATAATGTCGTACAATTTCTATACATTTTATAATGTACACATATATCTTCAGATATTTTTCAATCAATAAGGATACTGTACTTAATTCCTCCTATGATATTGTTGAGCAGTAACTTATTATTAGGTGGATTTAATTTCACTTCACTTCCACAGATCAATTTGAGAACTTGAAGATGCTGTAGAGGTATTTTCCGGGGCCATTTCTTGCTTGTTCATATTCCCATCATCGCCCGTGGCCTGAAATGTGGTTGTTGCATTTGATGAGtagttattattttcatcttcTTGGCTAAGTTGAGAAGCTACAAATTTATCGAGTACTCGCCAATCGGTCAGTTGATCTGCAACTTGCTCATTATTTGCAAACGTAGGAGGGATACGTTCTTGTGTGAGCATTGATGATTGATTAACATTAATGCCAAATACTGGCATTGGGCTGCAACTTATTGTACCAGGAGGTGCTGCTACAAGTTTAGAATTAGTTTCTAAAAGAGGAAGTTGATGAAGAAATTGGTGGTGATTTTGATGATGAGGTGGGATTTGGTAGTGCAAATTATCGAGTTCCTTCTTGCAATTAGGGTAATTATTAGGATAGTGGTTAATGTAATTTGGTTTGGGGGAGTCCATGTCTTGCATGAATGATAGTTGATCATCATACCAAATTGGTGAACCATGCTCACTAGTATCCATCCTCATGCCAGCTGCTATTTTCTTCTTGAACACTCTACATATAACCCATCCTTCTTCCTGTCTTGGTATGATATAATATTAATGAGTGAATCTTTGTATACTTTTAATAACACAAAAGATAGGAcgattaattaattaacacCTATATATAATGAAGAAGcaataaattcataaattaaTTAGTTCCCTACAACATTAATTTGATGAAGAAGTTGTTTCACAAAAATCTAGGCATTTGGACAAAACTTGGTTGAGGTTGAAAAAGAAGTGTACAATTTGAAATGAAAGTTGTGTTTACACATGAGCTTCACCTAGGAAAAAAAGAACTGAAGATTTGTAGGCAGAAATCATTATTTTACTTGAAATTCTCCTCAAATCAGTATTTCAATATTTCAAAATGAAGTTCGGTATTTGCAAATAATTAATGATGGCTAAATTCGTGGTTGCAAATATTGATTTAAGTATTTGCATATACTAAGATATTACTCAGGAAAAAAGATGAAGTCTCCTACATCATTTATGAAGTAATTTCCAATTCTTAGGTTCCATTAATTGGAAAAAATTTGTGCTCAACCATAGtgaaacaagaaaatataaCTTGCCTGAGGAGCACCATTTGGATCAGACTCAAGTCGATATTCATGCATAATAAAGTCAGATTTTTGTCCATTTGGAGCCCTCCCTTTATAATACACCAATGTCTTCCTCATCCCAATCAAGTCATGCTTAGAATATATAGCCTTGTCCCTTCCTGTTGCTTTCCAGAATCCTGCTGCTGTTGCTCTATTTGTTCTTGTTCCTGTTGGATATTTCTTGTCTTTGTGGCTGAAAAAGTACCAATCACTCTGTTCTTCTGTCCCCATTCTGCATAACTCTATTCACAGTTTCATCCTTATGAGATTGAATTTTGGTTATGATTATCAAACATGCATACGCTTAATAACTTCTATACAAGACAATTAATGAAGAAGAACACTATCAGGTCTACTAAAAGATAATGACAGGTGATATTTCATAAGAAATGAAATTATATACTCCATTCTTTTCAATTTATGTCACATTATTTCCTTATTACTCCGTTCCTCTGTTTATGTGACACTTTCTTCATTTGCAAACTACTTTTTCACTTCCTATTCTACTGTCAATAAGAATTTTTTATAGTCATACAAATGTTATAGCATGTTcaatattacaagtttcaaaaatctttatTTCTTTGATAAACTACGTGCCTATTCAAACTATGTGACACAAATTAGAAAGGAGAGAGTAGTAATATGGAAATAAGACAAATGACCTGCCACAAGAGATTAAAATATATTGATAGTGCAAACATTTTTTAGACTGTCAGCATTTATGAGTTAAGTCCATCTGGGACATTACTTGACGGGTAAATAAGTACCTTGAAGATCCCATGGCTCAATTTTGTAGAGATCGATGTCTTTAATAACATCAAGGTCAATCCTTCTGGAGGTGATTTTCTTCCTAAGGTAATAATCGACAAGTTCTTCATCAGTTGGGTGAAACCGGAAACCTGGAGGAACATGTGAGAAGGAGTTCATGATCTCTCACTCAAATGTGTAACCTGCATATTCATGAAACGTATTAGCATTTCAGTTAGATCAAAGCCCGGAGATGAGATAAAAATGTAAACAGTAAATCTATCACTATATATTTATTACCAAGATTATACTATGAAATTTTCACTAGGGGGTGCAACTGACCAGTTTCTAAACTTTTAATCAGTGTTCTTAAGTTCGATCAATTGCTTAAGCTGTTAGAGCGATCGtactttatttacttaattatctTATTAACAAGTACTATAAATCAAGATGCTACACATCTGATCAACAAGGGCGAACTACATGAAACACCAATAGACTTGATCAATCAATTAAGCATATAAAAattcagttaattttatttgCATATATCTATATTCCGAATAAATGATGTGGGACTCGTTTTCTTGTATATCATGAGATGCAATGAATAAAGGATGACTCCatttcttgttgaacttgaatATTCCTCAATTAAAAAATTAGCCAAATAAATTCGATTAATTCCAGCAATTGTAATAACAAGTGAAAATTAATATCCAAATGAACAGGacaacaagttaatgatgaggAAAAATTTTGAGAAAGCCGCAAAAAaaccaaaggaaaaaaataaaacgaAGACCTACATAGTAATtcgaaatgcaatataaaactcCTACAAATTTGACACAAGTGTGTAGAtctaaatagattttttttaaaaaaaaatggagaaacccttttgataattaaaattgaGTCCACTCTTGCCTTAAACGATAAGCATAATTTAATTGATGCTTCTACTTTTGTGGAATGATACAATATCTCCAGTCATGAAATTATAGGTTGCGGTTTGCCACTTTATATAGGCATTTCGAATCACGTGCTGATTTAGTTTACCGTAATATTCTTCAACTATTTGTTTGGTTAATTAACTTAACAGGTTATGGAAAaagaataacaaaataaaattcatttttaagaTGGTACTATAAAGTTGAGATTGTGCAATTCCTAAAGGAAAATAGCACGATCAATATTCTTTTTTaccaaaagaaaacaacaaaataagatCTTCAGTGATCCATTTAACTATTTGTTTGGTTAATTTAGAAAACAGGTTATGacaaagaataaaataaaaaataaaccaCGAACGAGTAACCTGGATTTCCAGATTTACAAGTAATaatttgaagaacaaaaaaaaaaaaaaatacacatttcCCGTTTCCTAGAGGACTTATAAATTAGCTAGAACTTATGAGTTCATTAACGGAGGTAACTACTTGTTCCTGAGAAagattttttgttaaaatttaaaaaccgataattaAGACTCTTAAGACAAACAATTAAACCCGCGCGCACACACAACTAAGACTTATAATGTGTAAGAATATTGACGTGAGTTAACCACAAAATATGCGTGGATTCAATTCCTATATCCCAtaggtttaaaaatgaaatgaaacaaGAAGACATTAACCCACAACAtacaagagaaagagagagagagagagacttttttggaaacaaatttCACTAGAAATATCATCGTATGTAATATGATGCATTAGTATATATAATCCAAGATGGATGTAACCTTTGGGTTATGGGATCATCTAGATTCGGAATTTATAGCACAGAGTAtacacttataaataaaaacCTACTAAAAACTCAATAAATATTAGATCTGAATCGATAATTTTAACAATATAATCAATTAGTACTAATAAGTTTTATAAGTTGagtttattaaatttaaattatgaatttacCTCCGATTGTAATACTAtatgttttaaagaaaaagaaagcaaggCAACGAGCAAGACCTTCTCAATGAAACAAATCTTA
This window harbors:
- the LOC132051652 gene encoding NAC domain-containing protein 7-like isoform X2, whose translation is MNSFSHVPPGFRFHPTDEELVDYYLRKKITSRRIDLDVIKDIDLYKIEPWDLQELCRMGTEEQSDWYFFSHKDKKYPTGTRTNRATAAGFWKATGRDKAIYSKHDLIGMRKTLVYYKGRAPNGQKSDFIMHEYRLESDPNGAPQAKGWVICRVFKKKIAAGMRMDTSEHGSPIWYDDQLSFMQDMDSPKPNYINHYPNNYPNCKKELDNLHYQIPPHHQNHHQFLHQLPLLETNSKLVAAPPGTISCSPMPVFGINVNQSSMLTQERIPPTFANNEQVADQLTDWRVLDKFVASQLSQEDENNNYSSNATTTFQATGDDGNMNKQEMAPENTSTASSSSQIDLWK
- the LOC132051652 gene encoding NAC domain-containing protein 7-like isoform X1 is translated as MNSFSHVPPGFRFHPTDEELVDYYLRKKITSRRIDLDVIKDIDLYKIEPWDLQELCRMGTEEQSDWYFFSHKDKKYPTGTRTNRATAAGFWKATGRDKAIYSKHDLIGMRKTLVYYKGRAPNGQKSDFIMHEYRLESDPNGAPQEEGWVICRVFKKKIAAGMRMDTSEHGSPIWYDDQLSFMQDMDSPKPNYINHYPNNYPNCKKELDNLHYQIPPHHQNHHQFLHQLPLLETNSKLVAAPPGTISCSPMPVFGINVNQSSMLTQERIPPTFANNEQVADQLTDWRVLDKFVASQLSQEDENNNYSSNATTTFQATGDDGNMNKQEMAPENTSTASSSSQIDLWK